Proteins from a single region of Chelonoidis abingdonii isolate Lonesome George chromosome 20, CheloAbing_2.0, whole genome shotgun sequence:
- the VEZF1 gene encoding vascular endothelial zinc finger 1 isoform X3 — protein MEANWTAFLFQAHEASHHQQQAAQNSLLPLLSSAVEPPDQKPILPLPITQKPQPAPETLKDAIVGIKKEKPKTSFVCTYCSKAFRDSYHLRRHESCHTGIKLVSRPKKTPTTMVPLISTIAGDNSRTSLVSTIAGILSTVTTSSSATNPSSSAGATAMAVTQTVKKPSKPVKKNHACEMCGKAFRDVYHLNRHKLSHSDEKPFECPICNQRFKRKDRMTYHVRSHEGGITKPYTCGVCGKGFSRPDHLSCHVKHVHSTERPFKCQTCTAAFATKDRLRTHMVRHEGKVSCNICGKLLSAAYITSHLKTHGQSQSINCNTCKQGISKTCMSEETSNQKQQQQQQQQQQHVTNWPGKQVETLRLWEEAVKARKKECQFTFEKAIEYVPFEAANLCQTSTAATTPVTLTTPFNITSSVASGTITNPVTVAAAMSMRSPVNVSSAVNISSPMNLGHPVTITSPLSMTSPLTLTTPVNLPTPVTAPVNIAHPVTITSPMNLQTPMTLAGPLNIAMRPVESMPFLPQALPTSPPW, from the exons ATGGAGGCCAACTGGACCGCGTTCCTCTTTCAG GCACATGAAGCCTCACATCACCAACAGCAGGCAGCACAGAACAGTTTGCTGCCTCTCCTGAGCTCTGCTGTTGAGCCACCTGATCAGAAGCCGATTCTACCCTTACCAATAACCCAGAAACCTCAGCCTGCACCAGAAACATTAAAGGATGCTATTGTTgggattaaaaaggaaaaacctaAAACCTCCTTCGTATGCACCTACTGCAGCAAAGCTTTCAGGGACAGCTACCATTTGAGGCGCCACGAGTCCTGCCACACAGGGATAAAGTTAGTGTCACGGCCAAAGAAAACTCCCACCACAATGGTGCCCCTAATCTCAACTATTGCTGGCGACAACAGCCGAACTTCATTGGTTTCAACTATCGCAGGCATCCTGTCAACGGTCACTACATCTTCCTCTGCGACCAACCCCAGCAGTAGTGCTGGTGCAACAGCCATGGCTGTGACTCAGACAGTGAAGAAGCCCAGTAAGCCTGTTAAGAAGAACCATGCTTGTGAGATGTGCGGAAAAGCCTTCCGGGATGTGTACCACCTCAACCGGCATAAGCTATCCCACTCAGATGAAAAACCTTTTGAATGTCCAATTTGTAATCAGCGCTTCAAGAGGAAGGACCGCATGACCTATCACGTGAGGTCTCATGAAGGTGGCATCACCAAACCATACACCTGTGGTGTTTGTGGAAAAGGCTTCTCGAG GCCTGATCACTTAAGCTGTCATGTCAAACACGTTCACTCGACAGAGAGACCCTTCAAATGCCAA ACATGCACTGCTGCCTTTGCCACCAAAGACAGACTGCGGACACACATGGTGCGCCATGAAGGAAAGGTATCGTGTAATATCTGTGGTAAACTTCTGAGTGCAGCGTATATCACCAGCCACTTAAAGACACATGGGCAGAGCCAAAGTATCAACTGTAATACCTGTAAACAAGGCATCAGTAAAA CATGCATGAGTGAGGAGACCAGcaaccagaagcagcagcagcagcaacaacaacaacaacaacatgtaaCAAACTGGCCTGGAAAGCAGGTAGAGACACTGAGATTATGGGAAGAAGCAGTCAAAGCAAGGAAGAAAG AATGTCAATTCACCTTTGAGAAGGCTATAGAGTACGTACCATTCG AAGCTGCTAACTTGTGCCAAACCTCCACTGCTGCTACTACGCCTGTGACTCTTACTACTCCATTCAATATAACGTCCTCTGTGGCTTCTGGGACTATCACAAACCCAGTCACAGTGGCAGCTGCAATGAGCATGAGAAGTCCAGTAAATGTATCAAGTGCAGTTAATATATCCAGTCCGATGAACCTAGGGCATCCTGTAACTATAACAAGTCCATTATCCATGACATCTCCATTAACACTCACAACACCGGTCAATTTACCTACCCCAGTAACTGCTCCAGTGAATATAGCGCATCCAGTCACTATAACATCTCCTATGAATCTCCAAACGCCAATGACGTTAGCAGGTCCATTAAATATAGCAATGAGACCGGTAGAGAGCATGCCTTTTCTGCCTCAAGCCTTGCCCACATCTCCTCCTTGGTAA
- the VEZF1 gene encoding vascular endothelial zinc finger 1 isoform X2 yields MEANWTAFLFQAHEASHHQQQAAQNSLLPLLSSAVEPPDQKPILPLPITQKPQPAPETLKDAIVGIKKEKPKTSFVCTYCSKAFRDSYHLRRHESCHTGIKLVSRPKKTPTTMVPLISTIAGDNSRTSLVSTIAGILSTVTTSSSATNPSSSAGATAMAVTQTVKKPSKPVKKNHACEMCGKAFRDVYHLNRHKLSHSDEKPFECPICNQRFKRKDRMTYHVRSHEGGITKPYTCGVCGKGFSRYHVENPRRAQVLAFRNQEGLNYHSKGLGEPDILEDWPDHLSCHVKHVHSTERPFKCQTCTAAFATKDRLRTHMVRHEGKVSCNICGKLLSAAYITSHLKTHGQSQSINCNTCKQGISKTCMSEETSNQKQQQQQQQQQQHVTNWPGKQVETLRLWEEAVKARKKEAANLCQTSTAATTPVTLTTPFNITSSVASGTITNPVTVAAAMSMRSPVNVSSAVNISSPMNLGHPVTITSPLSMTSPLTLTTPVNLPTPVTAPVNIAHPVTITSPMNLQTPMTLAGPLNIAMRPVESMPFLPQALPTSPPW; encoded by the exons ATGGAGGCCAACTGGACCGCGTTCCTCTTTCAG GCACATGAAGCCTCACATCACCAACAGCAGGCAGCACAGAACAGTTTGCTGCCTCTCCTGAGCTCTGCTGTTGAGCCACCTGATCAGAAGCCGATTCTACCCTTACCAATAACCCAGAAACCTCAGCCTGCACCAGAAACATTAAAGGATGCTATTGTTgggattaaaaaggaaaaacctaAAACCTCCTTCGTATGCACCTACTGCAGCAAAGCTTTCAGGGACAGCTACCATTTGAGGCGCCACGAGTCCTGCCACACAGGGATAAAGTTAGTGTCACGGCCAAAGAAAACTCCCACCACAATGGTGCCCCTAATCTCAACTATTGCTGGCGACAACAGCCGAACTTCATTGGTTTCAACTATCGCAGGCATCCTGTCAACGGTCACTACATCTTCCTCTGCGACCAACCCCAGCAGTAGTGCTGGTGCAACAGCCATGGCTGTGACTCAGACAGTGAAGAAGCCCAGTAAGCCTGTTAAGAAGAACCATGCTTGTGAGATGTGCGGAAAAGCCTTCCGGGATGTGTACCACCTCAACCGGCATAAGCTATCCCACTCAGATGAAAAACCTTTTGAATGTCCAATTTGTAATCAGCGCTTCAAGAGGAAGGACCGCATGACCTATCACGTGAGGTCTCATGAAGGTGGCATCACCAAACCATACACCTGTGGTGTTTGTGGAAAAGGCTTCTCGAGGTACCATGTAGAAAATCCCAGGCGAGCTCAAGTATTGGCTTTTCGTAATCAAGAAGGGTTAAACTATCATAGCAAGGGGCTAGGAGAACCAGACATCTTAGAAGATTG GCCTGATCACTTAAGCTGTCATGTCAAACACGTTCACTCGACAGAGAGACCCTTCAAATGCCAA ACATGCACTGCTGCCTTTGCCACCAAAGACAGACTGCGGACACACATGGTGCGCCATGAAGGAAAGGTATCGTGTAATATCTGTGGTAAACTTCTGAGTGCAGCGTATATCACCAGCCACTTAAAGACACATGGGCAGAGCCAAAGTATCAACTGTAATACCTGTAAACAAGGCATCAGTAAAA CATGCATGAGTGAGGAGACCAGcaaccagaagcagcagcagcagcaacaacaacaacaacaacatgtaaCAAACTGGCCTGGAAAGCAGGTAGAGACACTGAGATTATGGGAAGAAGCAGTCAAAGCAAGGAAGAAAG AAGCTGCTAACTTGTGCCAAACCTCCACTGCTGCTACTACGCCTGTGACTCTTACTACTCCATTCAATATAACGTCCTCTGTGGCTTCTGGGACTATCACAAACCCAGTCACAGTGGCAGCTGCAATGAGCATGAGAAGTCCAGTAAATGTATCAAGTGCAGTTAATATATCCAGTCCGATGAACCTAGGGCATCCTGTAACTATAACAAGTCCATTATCCATGACATCTCCATTAACACTCACAACACCGGTCAATTTACCTACCCCAGTAACTGCTCCAGTGAATATAGCGCATCCAGTCACTATAACATCTCCTATGAATCTCCAAACGCCAATGACGTTAGCAGGTCCATTAAATATAGCAATGAGACCGGTAGAGAGCATGCCTTTTCTGCCTCAAGCCTTGCCCACATCTCCTCCTTGGTAA
- the VEZF1 gene encoding vascular endothelial zinc finger 1 isoform X4, protein MEANWTAFLFQAHEASHHQQQAAQNSLLPLLSSAVEPPDQKPILPLPITQKPQPAPETLKDAIVGIKKEKPKTSFVCTYCSKAFRDSYHLRRHESCHTGIKLVSRPKKTPTTMVPLISTIAGDNSRTSLVSTIAGILSTVTTSSSATNPSSSAGATAMAVTQTVKKPSKPVKKNHACEMCGKAFRDVYHLNRHKLSHSDEKPFECPICNQRFKRKDRMTYHVRSHEGGITKPYTCGVCGKGFSRPDHLSCHVKHVHSTERPFKCQTCTAAFATKDRLRTHMVRHEGKVSCNICGKLLSAAYITSHLKTHGQSQSINCNTCKQGISKTCMSEETSNQKQQQQQQQQQQHVTNWPGKQVETLRLWEEAVKARKKEAANLCQTSTAATTPVTLTTPFNITSSVASGTITNPVTVAAAMSMRSPVNVSSAVNISSPMNLGHPVTITSPLSMTSPLTLTTPVNLPTPVTAPVNIAHPVTITSPMNLQTPMTLAGPLNIAMRPVESMPFLPQALPTSPPW, encoded by the exons ATGGAGGCCAACTGGACCGCGTTCCTCTTTCAG GCACATGAAGCCTCACATCACCAACAGCAGGCAGCACAGAACAGTTTGCTGCCTCTCCTGAGCTCTGCTGTTGAGCCACCTGATCAGAAGCCGATTCTACCCTTACCAATAACCCAGAAACCTCAGCCTGCACCAGAAACATTAAAGGATGCTATTGTTgggattaaaaaggaaaaacctaAAACCTCCTTCGTATGCACCTACTGCAGCAAAGCTTTCAGGGACAGCTACCATTTGAGGCGCCACGAGTCCTGCCACACAGGGATAAAGTTAGTGTCACGGCCAAAGAAAACTCCCACCACAATGGTGCCCCTAATCTCAACTATTGCTGGCGACAACAGCCGAACTTCATTGGTTTCAACTATCGCAGGCATCCTGTCAACGGTCACTACATCTTCCTCTGCGACCAACCCCAGCAGTAGTGCTGGTGCAACAGCCATGGCTGTGACTCAGACAGTGAAGAAGCCCAGTAAGCCTGTTAAGAAGAACCATGCTTGTGAGATGTGCGGAAAAGCCTTCCGGGATGTGTACCACCTCAACCGGCATAAGCTATCCCACTCAGATGAAAAACCTTTTGAATGTCCAATTTGTAATCAGCGCTTCAAGAGGAAGGACCGCATGACCTATCACGTGAGGTCTCATGAAGGTGGCATCACCAAACCATACACCTGTGGTGTTTGTGGAAAAGGCTTCTCGAG GCCTGATCACTTAAGCTGTCATGTCAAACACGTTCACTCGACAGAGAGACCCTTCAAATGCCAA ACATGCACTGCTGCCTTTGCCACCAAAGACAGACTGCGGACACACATGGTGCGCCATGAAGGAAAGGTATCGTGTAATATCTGTGGTAAACTTCTGAGTGCAGCGTATATCACCAGCCACTTAAAGACACATGGGCAGAGCCAAAGTATCAACTGTAATACCTGTAAACAAGGCATCAGTAAAA CATGCATGAGTGAGGAGACCAGcaaccagaagcagcagcagcagcaacaacaacaacaacaacatgtaaCAAACTGGCCTGGAAAGCAGGTAGAGACACTGAGATTATGGGAAGAAGCAGTCAAAGCAAGGAAGAAAG AAGCTGCTAACTTGTGCCAAACCTCCACTGCTGCTACTACGCCTGTGACTCTTACTACTCCATTCAATATAACGTCCTCTGTGGCTTCTGGGACTATCACAAACCCAGTCACAGTGGCAGCTGCAATGAGCATGAGAAGTCCAGTAAATGTATCAAGTGCAGTTAATATATCCAGTCCGATGAACCTAGGGCATCCTGTAACTATAACAAGTCCATTATCCATGACATCTCCATTAACACTCACAACACCGGTCAATTTACCTACCCCAGTAACTGCTCCAGTGAATATAGCGCATCCAGTCACTATAACATCTCCTATGAATCTCCAAACGCCAATGACGTTAGCAGGTCCATTAAATATAGCAATGAGACCGGTAGAGAGCATGCCTTTTCTGCCTCAAGCCTTGCCCACATCTCCTCCTTGGTAA
- the VEZF1 gene encoding vascular endothelial zinc finger 1 isoform X1, protein MEANWTAFLFQAHEASHHQQQAAQNSLLPLLSSAVEPPDQKPILPLPITQKPQPAPETLKDAIVGIKKEKPKTSFVCTYCSKAFRDSYHLRRHESCHTGIKLVSRPKKTPTTMVPLISTIAGDNSRTSLVSTIAGILSTVTTSSSATNPSSSAGATAMAVTQTVKKPSKPVKKNHACEMCGKAFRDVYHLNRHKLSHSDEKPFECPICNQRFKRKDRMTYHVRSHEGGITKPYTCGVCGKGFSRYHVENPRRAQVLAFRNQEGLNYHSKGLGEPDILEDWPDHLSCHVKHVHSTERPFKCQTCTAAFATKDRLRTHMVRHEGKVSCNICGKLLSAAYITSHLKTHGQSQSINCNTCKQGISKTCMSEETSNQKQQQQQQQQQQHVTNWPGKQVETLRLWEEAVKARKKECQFTFEKAIEYVPFEAANLCQTSTAATTPVTLTTPFNITSSVASGTITNPVTVAAAMSMRSPVNVSSAVNISSPMNLGHPVTITSPLSMTSPLTLTTPVNLPTPVTAPVNIAHPVTITSPMNLQTPMTLAGPLNIAMRPVESMPFLPQALPTSPPW, encoded by the exons ATGGAGGCCAACTGGACCGCGTTCCTCTTTCAG GCACATGAAGCCTCACATCACCAACAGCAGGCAGCACAGAACAGTTTGCTGCCTCTCCTGAGCTCTGCTGTTGAGCCACCTGATCAGAAGCCGATTCTACCCTTACCAATAACCCAGAAACCTCAGCCTGCACCAGAAACATTAAAGGATGCTATTGTTgggattaaaaaggaaaaacctaAAACCTCCTTCGTATGCACCTACTGCAGCAAAGCTTTCAGGGACAGCTACCATTTGAGGCGCCACGAGTCCTGCCACACAGGGATAAAGTTAGTGTCACGGCCAAAGAAAACTCCCACCACAATGGTGCCCCTAATCTCAACTATTGCTGGCGACAACAGCCGAACTTCATTGGTTTCAACTATCGCAGGCATCCTGTCAACGGTCACTACATCTTCCTCTGCGACCAACCCCAGCAGTAGTGCTGGTGCAACAGCCATGGCTGTGACTCAGACAGTGAAGAAGCCCAGTAAGCCTGTTAAGAAGAACCATGCTTGTGAGATGTGCGGAAAAGCCTTCCGGGATGTGTACCACCTCAACCGGCATAAGCTATCCCACTCAGATGAAAAACCTTTTGAATGTCCAATTTGTAATCAGCGCTTCAAGAGGAAGGACCGCATGACCTATCACGTGAGGTCTCATGAAGGTGGCATCACCAAACCATACACCTGTGGTGTTTGTGGAAAAGGCTTCTCGAGGTACCATGTAGAAAATCCCAGGCGAGCTCAAGTATTGGCTTTTCGTAATCAAGAAGGGTTAAACTATCATAGCAAGGGGCTAGGAGAACCAGACATCTTAGAAGATTG GCCTGATCACTTAAGCTGTCATGTCAAACACGTTCACTCGACAGAGAGACCCTTCAAATGCCAA ACATGCACTGCTGCCTTTGCCACCAAAGACAGACTGCGGACACACATGGTGCGCCATGAAGGAAAGGTATCGTGTAATATCTGTGGTAAACTTCTGAGTGCAGCGTATATCACCAGCCACTTAAAGACACATGGGCAGAGCCAAAGTATCAACTGTAATACCTGTAAACAAGGCATCAGTAAAA CATGCATGAGTGAGGAGACCAGcaaccagaagcagcagcagcagcaacaacaacaacaacaacatgtaaCAAACTGGCCTGGAAAGCAGGTAGAGACACTGAGATTATGGGAAGAAGCAGTCAAAGCAAGGAAGAAAG AATGTCAATTCACCTTTGAGAAGGCTATAGAGTACGTACCATTCG AAGCTGCTAACTTGTGCCAAACCTCCACTGCTGCTACTACGCCTGTGACTCTTACTACTCCATTCAATATAACGTCCTCTGTGGCTTCTGGGACTATCACAAACCCAGTCACAGTGGCAGCTGCAATGAGCATGAGAAGTCCAGTAAATGTATCAAGTGCAGTTAATATATCCAGTCCGATGAACCTAGGGCATCCTGTAACTATAACAAGTCCATTATCCATGACATCTCCATTAACACTCACAACACCGGTCAATTTACCTACCCCAGTAACTGCTCCAGTGAATATAGCGCATCCAGTCACTATAACATCTCCTATGAATCTCCAAACGCCAATGACGTTAGCAGGTCCATTAAATATAGCAATGAGACCGGTAGAGAGCATGCCTTTTCTGCCTCAAGCCTTGCCCACATCTCCTCCTTGGTAA